The genomic segment TTGGTCGTGAAAAAAATGGCATTCCTAACCGGCAGGTGGCTTCAGAACTGCATAAAGCTGGTATTCCGGTACGCTGGTGTAATACTCAAGGCGAGCAATGTCATAACAAAATTCTGATGAAATATGGTGCCCAGCAAGCTGAAATGATTTTGGGTTCAGCAAATTTCACGGCACGTAATCTGAAAAATTATAATCTGGAAACCAATTTGCGTGTGGTGGGACAGCCTCAGGCGGAAGTCTTTAGCGATGCGCAGCAGTATTTCAATACGGCCTGGTCTAATTTGAATGGCCGTTCCATGAGCGTGGACTATGCTCAATATGCTGAAGAGTCATTCTGGAAATACTGGTTATACCGTTTTATGGAATGGAGTGGTTGGTCGACGTTTTGATTTTAAATCCCTCCTAACCTCCCTTTAAAAAAGAGAGGAAAGTCCCTCTTTATCAAAGAGGGATTTAGGGAGATTTCTAGTATTAGCTTTTCGATTCTGGATTCGGCGGAACCAGTTGATCCAGTTCTTTATCTGTCAGCTCATCCAGTTCAGAAATATCAGTTTTGATTTTCCATTGTGCTTCATCATCCACCGGATTTGGTAAACGCGCCTCTAGCCAGTCGCACACTACATCTGGTGGGAAGTCGGCATGATTACACTGAATGACCCAAGACAGGAAATCTTTAGCGACACCATTCATATAAGGCGGTGGAGAAACTGGAAGAAACTGAGTCGGCAGGCGCTCATTTTTAGAAATATAGTTCAGGACATGACCCAGTTCCTGCACAGTTTGCCATGCTAAAGGATGATCGACATTGATCTGAAATTTAAACCACCAGGCCTGTTTTCCATCCGAGCCATAGCTATCAATCAGTCCTTTTTGAACACTGGGTACCTTGCAAAAATATTCATATAAACGATCGAAATTTAAATCAGACACAGTATGCAACTCAAAGCATTAAAAAGGTGATATTAGCATACGCACTTCAGCGCTCATCACGCAAGCTGATTAAAGTCATGGAATCAATTACAAAACTTTGCAGCGGCAGGGGATTTATCCATATTTTCTGCATGGATTTTGGTTAAAATATGGGCACAAACTTTTGGAGGACGCACTTATGAAAAAATTAGCTTCAGGTGCATTGCTGGCTTCATTCCTGTTTGGTATTGCGGTGCCCGCTTGGGCGGATAATGCCTGGGTAGGCTATACTGGTGTTGATCGTTCTAAACCTCAACATCGTCCTCCATCGCGTCCTCATTATGCACCGCAACCTCCTCATTCGCAGCGGCCTTACTATCCGCAACGTCCATCCCATGGCGGCTATTATCCTCCTGCACAGAGCCAAAGCGGGTTCAATATCCAGTATCAGGCACCGACCACGATTTACCAGAATTCCAATAGCTATAGTTGGGTTAATGGTGATCCAAATGTGGCTTACATTGAAAGTTCGAGATATACAGTGATTACTGACTGGCAGCGTTTGGGATTGCCGGCACCACCACGCGGAAGTTACTGGATTTATGAAAATGGACGTTATGTGTTGATGAATAACCGTTAAAAGAAATTCCCTCTCTTGTTAGGAGGGGTGATTAATTACCCTCTTGCGAAGCAGTGCTTCTCACCTTTTGCAAAGGGGGACTTTTCTATGACTATGCCAACTCATCATCTTCAGGACGTGGAGTTTTACCTTCTGGTAATGGCTTTTCGCTATGCTTGTCACGAATGACAGATGGATAGGTCCAGGACGCATAACGGACCACCAGAATGGCAAAAGCCAGAATCAGAATCGAACCGGTAATAATAACCTGATCCATGCTGGCTTTGTGCGTATGTTGAATATCAGAAATCAGTAAACGGGTCAGGGCAGTAATCGCAATATAAATCAGGAACCGAACCGGCATATGATTGGTCTTGAAATAGATGCCGACCATGGCACCAAGTTCCAGATAGATAAATAGCAAAAGAATATCATCAATGGTGGCAAACTGTTTGACGGCCAAGATGTCAAATACGGTATGACCTGCGGACCAGATCACCATACAGCCAATAATGAACAGCGCAAGATAATGGAAACTTTCTACGGCAAGATTACCAAAACGGTCGAGGAGAGTTTCTATTCTTTTCACTTTAGACTCTGATTTACTCATGTTCTCCTCCTGATTTTTCATGTGAACTAACATATGAACAGGAAAGAACTAGCAAAGATCATGCACAAAAAGAGAAAAATAAAATAAAAGTGAAATTATTCGAACTTTTGCACTTTTTTTGCACTAACTTGTTATATTGTATGAGAACTACATTGAATAAATAGGAGAAAAAAATGTTGGACAAAATTCAAACAAAAATTAGTCAATTAGAAGCAGGAAAAAAATTAATCCTGGGCACGGGGATCAAGGCTGAAGAGATGCAGAAGGTACTTGAACTGTGTGAATCTTTAGAGTCGCAAGGGGGAATTAAAATAGTGAATAAGCATTTCAATCCTAAAATAACGACGCAACCAGATACGATCTTGATTGAAAAAGTATAGTGCATAAAAAGCCCTGCAGATGCAGGGCTTTTTATATGGATTCACGTCAAGATTAAGCTTGAGTCGTGAAGTAATCTTCAGAGAAATTCATCACTACTTCGCAACCAGCTTTCACTTTAGTGATACGCAGTGCAAGTTCAGGCAAGATGCGTTGCGTGAAATAACGCGCCAGTGCCAGTTTGTTTTGGTAGAACTCGCCATCTTTGTCTTTTGCAGCATTGGCAATGCGCGCAAACATATAAGAGAAGCTCAATAGGCCTACTGCATGTAGGTAATCAACCGCTGCAGCATTCGGGAATTCTGCATTTTCGCCAGCAGCTTCAAGCACAAACTGAGTCAATGATTCTACTTCAGTAGCTGCATCTAAAGTTGCATCTTTAATGAAGTTCAGGTCTGCATCTAACTGGTTCGCAAAGTCGCGGATTTCTTCGATGTATTCACCGATGTACGCACCGCCACATTTAATGGTTTTACGGCCGATTAAATCTTGTGACTGAACGCCATTGGTTCCTTCATAAATCTGTGAGATACGCAGGTCACGGATACACTGTTCCATACCCCATTCACGGATATAACCATGTCCACCAAAGACCATTTGTGCATCTAGGGTTGCTTGGAATGCAGTATCAGTCAGGTAAGCTTTCGCGATTGGTGTCAACAGTGCCACACGGTCATTGGCTTTTTTTACGGCTTCAGGATCAGTCGAGAACTTGGTGATGTCCAGTTGCTGACCTACATAAACTGCAAATGCACGCGATGCTTCGTTGTTCGCACGGGCATTCAGCAACATACGACGTACATCACCATGTACTAAAATGCTGTCTGCCGGTTTAGCTGGTGATTGGGCACCAAGAGCACTACGACCCTGTAAACGGTCTGTCGCATATTGCGCAGCATTTTGATAAGCAAATTCTGATGCGCCTAGACCTTGGATGCCCATAGACAGACGTTCGTAGTTCATCATTACGAACATGGCTGCCAGACCTTCATTTTCTTTACCCACCAGGTAACCTTTGGCACCGTCAAAGTTCATTACGCAAGTTGCAGATGCCTTGATCCCCATTTTGTGTTCGATTGAACCTGGGCCAACCGGGTTACGTTCGCCAATTGAACCGTCTTCATTGACCAGGAACTTCGGTACGATGAACAGGGAAATACCGCGAGAGCCGGCAGGCGCATCAGGCGTTTTTGCCAGCACCAGGTGAATGATGTTTTCAGCAAGATCGTGGTCACCACCGGTGATAAAGATTTTGGTACCGGTAATGCTATAGGTACCATCTTCATTACGTTCAGCTTTGGTTTTGATAATGCCCAGATCAGTACCGGCATGCGGTTCAGTTAAGCACATGGTGCCTGACCATTCGCCAGAGTAGATTTTAGGAAGATAGGTTTCTTTTTGCTCTTGAGATGCATAGCTGTTTAAAGCCATACCTGCACCTACAGATAGAAGCGGGTAGAGCATGAAAGAGGGGTTGGTTGCAAACAGCATTTCATCAGAAAGTACGGTGAGCATTTTCGGCATTTCCTGGCCGCCCCATTCTGCATCGGCACCCAGACCGATCCAGCCACCTTCAGCATATTGTTTAAATGCTTCTTTAAAGCCAGCAGGTGTGGTGACATTGCCATTTTCATATTTTGCGCCTTCTTCATCACCAGTACGGTTTAGAGGAAGCATGACGTTTTGCGCAAACTTTGCCATTTCTTCAAGAATGGCTTCTGCTGTGGCAGTATCCAAGTGGGCAAGATTTTCATTCGCCTGCCAGAACTGTTCTGCATTGAAAACATCATTCAGGATGAATTTCATGTCAGCAAGTGGCGCGTTATAAATTGGCATAGTATGTCACCTGTTTTATTGTTTAATTGGATTGTTTTGGCTCAGTCTAAAGCATTAAAAATCTGAATGTTAGACGACTAAAGGTTAATTCTGTAACTCTTTATAAAGAAAAAGGACTGCCTGAAGATGGCCGTCCTTTTTCTTATTATGCATTTAAAACTGCATCAGAGCTTAGAATGCGAAATGTTCAGCATCTAAAGACATAAGCGGTTCTACACCAGTTGCAATCACGTCAACGTGTGAACGAACACGTGGCAGGATTTTCTTGAAGTAGAAGCGTGCAGTCGTCAATTTAGCATTGTAGAAGTCTGCATCAATGGTACCTGCAGCAAGAGTCTCTTGAGCAACCAGTGCCATACGAGCCCACAGGTAAGCCAGTGTTACATAACCAGAGAAGTACAGGTAATCTACTGCAGCTGCACCCACTTCTTCAGGGTTTTGCATCGCACGCATACCAATCTGCATGGTCAGGTCACCCCATTCTTTGTTCAATGCCGCAAGCGGTTCAACAAATTCTTTCATTGCAGAATTGTCTTTGTTCGCTTCCGCAAATTTGTGGATGATCTTAGTGAAGTCTTTCAACATCGCACCTTGAGTACCCAGTACTTTACGGCCTAACAGATCCAGTGCTTGAATCTCAGTCGTACCTTCGTACAGGCAGGCAATACGTGTATCACGTACGATTTGTTCCATGCCATGCTCAGAGATAAAGCCGTGACCACCGAAGACTTGAACACCATGTTTCGCAGCTTCTGAACCAGTTTCAGTCAGGAATGCTTTTGCGATTGGAGTTAATAGCGACAGGATATTGTCAGCGAACTTGCGCTCTTCTTCAGAAGTACCTTGTTCAACCACATCAGCATATTGAGCCAACAGGTAAACCAGTGCACGACCACCTTCAGCAAATGCTTTTTGAGTTAAAAGCATGTTACGTACAGCTGGATGAACAATAATTGGATCAGCTTCTTTTTCAGGTGCCTTAGGACCCGAAAGAGAACGCATTGCCAGACGGTCTTTGGCATAAGTTAAAGCGCCTTGGAACGCCGCTTCAGATGCAGACAGACCTTGTACAGCAGTACCGATACGTGCAGTGTTCATGAAGGTGAACATGCAGTTCAGACCACGGTTTTCAGGACCAATCAGGAAGCCTTTTGCGTTATCGAAGTTGATGACACAAGTTGCGTTGCCATGGATCCCCATTTTGTGTTCGATTGAACCACAACGTACGCCGTTACGCTCACCGATTGAACCGTCAGCATTCAGATTGAATTTTGGTACGATGAACAGAGAAATACCTTTAGTACCTTTAGGCGCGCCAGGCAGACGAGCAAGTACGATGTGGATGATGTTCTCTGCCATGTCGTGTTCACCAGCAGAGATAAAGATTTTCTCGCCAGAGATTGCATAGCTACCATCAGCTTGTGGTTCAGCTTTAGTGCGGATGATGCCGAGGTCAGAACCTGCATGAGATTCAGTTAGACACATGGTACCTGTCCATTCACCTGAAACCAGTTTAGGCAGGTAAGCGTCTTTTTGTTCTTGAGAACCGTGGTGTTCTAAAGTACGAACTGCACCATGAGATAGACCAGGGTACATACCCCATGCCCAGTTCGCAGTACCCACCATTTCAGAAAGAGTGATACCTAAAGAATTTGGTAAGCCTTGACCGCCGTATTGCTCTTCAGCAGAAAGAGAAGGGAAGCCTAGCTCGATGTATTTTTGGTACGCTTCTTTAAAGCCAGTCGGTGTTGTTACAACGCCGTCATTCCAGGTACAACCTTCACGGTCGCCGACCTGATTTAGAGGAGATAATTCATTTTCACAGAAGTCAGCTGCAGCTTCTAGGTACTGATCAACCAACTCACGGCTTACGTTTTCTTGAAACGCAGGAAGTTTTGCGTAATGTTCTTCAGCATTTAATAATTCGTGTAGAACGAATTGCATGTCACGTAAGGGCGCTTTGTATTGTGGCATATCGGTTTCCTCAATACTGGTTTAGACCAGCGTTATCATCCTAAATTAATTGAAACGTGCCTTCAGTGACACGTATTGCTATGAATCTAATCGTGCAACATCTTGCCCGGCCATACAAGCTTTCAGGCGGCTTTCTTGGTGACTATAAAGTCAAAGATTAATCTGCACGGAACAGTAAACATGTTGACTGCAAAGACTTTTGTAGAAATTAGCAGAACATGAATGGTCAAAAGAGGACTGAGGAGTCAGCTATAAAAAAAAGGCACCCGAAGGTGCCTGAATTTGAAGGAATAAGAAACGTAGAAGAAGATTAAGATGCAGCTTTAGTCATCTTAATGGGTGCATTCGGCTGGAAGTGCACGATACATTGACCATCAATAGTTTGAGTACCCGCTTTCACTTGAACGGCCTTGCCGTGGGTTTGACCTTTACAAGCGTTGGCAAACGCAGTTTGTAAAGCCTGACGTTCTGATAAACGCTGATCATACTGTTTAACCATTTCTGCACGTTGACTATCCGTTAATGCTTCTCCACGGTTCATACCACCTCGGAATTCACCACGCATTGGACGATGTTCACCGCGCATACTACGGAATTCACCACGTTGACCTGTGATGCCTTTATGGTCAGGTTTGAAAGAAATCTTGCATTGCCCATCAATGGTTTTATCACCCGCCTTGATTTGGACTGCACTACCTACAGCTTTACCGTCACAGGCCTGTTGAATCTGTTTATGCAATTGCATGCGTTCTGCACGAGCGGCTTTGAATTGTTCGCGTTGCTCTGGAGTGAGACGATGCTGTTTTTGACCTTCATGATGTTTCATCATACGAGAATGATCTTTCTGCTCATTCACGTTGCTCGTAGATTGACAGGCAGTCAATGCACCCATCGATAAAACACTGGCACTGATTAAGGCAATTTTTGTCATTGCTTTCATGTTTTTACCCCATTCAAGAGCTGATTCTTTTTGATGAGTAAAGATTAAATAATAAAGATGAAGAAACAATGGAGAGTTTTTTAAGTCTGTGTTCGCTACAATAATGAATATAGAGAAGAAAAACTGAGATTTTTACTTTGAAGATTCGCCGTATTCCGATTGCATTACGTCTGTTTTTGACTGTTTTATTGACCACCCTGGTAATTACCACGGTGAGTCTGGGCGTATTGCATCTGAATATGCAGCGCAACTTTACCCGCTATGTGGCGGATGTAGAAATGCAGAAGCTGGATCATGTGATCGAGAATCTGGCTGATGTCTATACAGTATATGAAGACTGGGGTAACGCCATTCAGGCGCAGATTCTGCAAATTGAAGGTGAAGCTGCACCGGATGATTATGACCGTTTATCGCGCTGGTGGTTGCGCCGTCAGTATGATATTGCCTTACAGCAGCGTTACTTTCAGGAGCAGACCTTAGCCACTGTAGCGCCTTCAAGTATGGTTGAACCAAATCTGACATCGCGTTCAGTCAATGAAGAAGAATTACGTATTCTGGCATCTAACCTGCCTTCACAATTCCAGCCCTTTGAAGGTTTAAGATTTCCACTTAGCTCCAATCAGAACCTGTTTAGAACCGACCGTAAAGACAATAATGGCGGTCAACAGTCAGTTCAGCCGCCTACCGGCAAGAAGCAGTTCATCCAGATGCCAGACCGTCTGGGTCTAAGTTCACGCCTGTCGCTCTATGATGCCAAACGTCGTTTTGTAGTAGGTGAGGCGTCAGATGAGCAGATTTCTTATCGTCCGATTATGGTCGAAAACCAGGTAGTCGGTTATTTGGGTTTGAAACCGGTTTTAGACCAAGATGATGCTTTAAGTATTAATTTCTTTAGTAATCAGAAACGTTACCTATTTTTAGTTTATGGTTTAAGTATTCTAGCCAGTCTGATTGCTGCATTATTACTGGCAACTTATTTTAAAAAACCGATTCAGCGTTTGTTGAATGGTACGCGTGAATTGACTCGTGGTAATTATCAGCATCAGGTGAAAGTGAAACGTAATGATGAGCTGGGTGATCTGTCTAATGAGCTGAATCAACTGGCCGTGATTTTGGATCAGCATGAAACTTCACGCCGCCAGTGGGTAGCAGATACCTCACATGAATTGAAAACTCCGCTGGCAGTCTTGCAGGCACAGATTGAAGCGATGCAGGATGGAATCCGTAAACCGACACCAGAGCATTTTGCGTCGATGTTGGCACAGGTAACCAGCCTGAAAAAACTGACTCAGGATCTGGCAGCTCTAGCGCAGGCTGATGCACAGCAATTACAGTTTTACTATGCAACTGTAAATCCATGGGAGGTGGTGCAGCAGGAATTAATGAACTTCCAGCCTAAATTTGAACAGGCTGATCTGAAAGTGACTATTGAAGGTGACGGTGCTGAAGTCGAGCTGGATCTGGACCGTTTCAAGCAGATTGTAGCTAACCTGCTTAGCAACAGTATCCGTTATACAGAAGCCGGTGGTCAGGTACATATCCATACCGAACAGAATGAGAAAGAATGGACTTTATATGTCGATGACAGTCCATTCGGTTTGACTGATGAGCAGCTGGCCCGCATTGGTGAGCGTTTCTATCGTGTTGATGATTCGCGTACCCGTGCCACCGGTGGGACAGGCTTGGGTCTGGCCTTATCTTGTAAAATTACTCAGGCTATGGGTGGTAGCTTAAGCTTTGCACATTCACCATTAGGTGGTTTACGATGCAAACTGAGCTTTCCTAAACAAATGAAACCATAAAGGAAAATATATTCATGAAACATATTATGCTGGTTGAAGACGAAGTCGAACTTGCCCTGTTGGTGCGAGATTATCTAGAGGCTGCTGGTTTTGAAGTCAGCGTGTTTCATGATGGGCAAGAAGCATATAACAGTTTTACCCAGCGTAAACCGAGCCTGATGATCCTGGACTTGATGGTGCCGCGTATGGATGGTCTGACCATTTGCCGTAAAGTACGTGAGCAATCAGACTTGCCGATCATTATGGTGACTGCGCGTACTGAAGAAATTGACCGTGTACTGGGCTTGAATATGGGCGCGGATGACTATATCTGCAAGCCATTTAGTCCAAAAGAACTGGTTGCCCGTGTGCAAGCCGTATTACGCCGTTTAGACCGTAAAGCTGAGCCGGAAAGCAATGATCTATTCCGTATGGATAAATCACAACAGCGTATCTGGTACCAGCAAAAAGCCTTGAACCTGACACCGACTGAATTCCGTTTGCTGGAGCTGTTCCTAGAACATGTCGGCCAGGTGTATTCACGAGCACAATTACTAGATCATATCAATCCAGACAGTTTTGATGTGGCAGACCGTGTGATTGATAGTCATATCAAAAATTTGCGCCGTAAAATTTCAGATGCTGCGGAAACCGGAAACCGTCATGAGTGGATTCAGGCCGTTTATGGGGTAGGTTACCGTTTTGAATATCCTGAAGACTGATATTCGAATTCGTTAAAGAAAAGCGGATAGACTTCTTGGTTTGTTCGCTTTTTTATTTCTGAAAATGATCAATATAAGAGAGCCAAAATAATGAAAATCATCATTCGGGATGAACGGCTAGAAGATATTCTAGCCATTGCTAAATTGACTCGAGCGGCTTTTCAAAATGCTGACCATTCAAGTCATACTGAACAATTCATTGTAAATAGTTTGCGTAAGCATGGGCAGTTAACGATCTCTCTAGTTGCACTTGAAAATAATCACCTGGTTGGCCATGTGGCTATTTCACCTGTCACTATCTCTTCAGGTGAAACTGGCTGGTACGGTCTTGGCTCAATTTCAGTATTACCTGCAAAACAAGGACAGGGAATCGGCACTTTACTTATGCAGGCAGCTTTAGATCGCCTGCAACAGTTGAGGGCTGAAGGATGTGTAGTTCTTGGTGAACCTCAATATTATGGTCGTTTCGGGTTTAAGGCTTTTCCAGAACTTTACCTCAAGGATGTTCCACCAGAATATTTTCAAGTCATTGCATTTAATAGATCTATTCCTCATGGGGAAGTGGTATACCATGAGGCGTTTAATGCGACACAATAATTCATCAGAAAAGAGCTATCTCTATTTAGAAATTATGGAGTTTTAAAATATAAATACCTTTTTACTAGCATCCATTATGAAATCAATTATTTATATTTCTTTTATCTTAGTAGATACAAAAAAATAAAAGTTTAATAATTAATAACTTAAATTTATGTATTAGTTGATTAGTTGGATACCCGCTACAATTCGGTTTTCTATTCATCATGAGAGCGTGTCTTGGAGAGTGAAACACCGCAACTACAGCGCCGTTTAAAGAACCGTCATATCCAGCTGATTGCTATGGGCGGGGCCATTGGAACCGGATTATTCTTAGGGTCCGCACAGATTATTCAGTCCGCAGGACCTTCCATTATTCTGGGCTATCTGATTGGTGGTTTGATTGCATTTCTGATTATGCGCCAGTTGGGTGAGATGATTGTGCATGAGCCTGTGACTGGTTCATTCAGTTATTTTGCATTTAAATACTGGGGTAAATTTCCAGGTTTTTTAACCGGCTGGAATTACTGGATTTTATATATTCTGGTCGCAATGACAGAGCTGACCGCCATTGGCAAATATATCAATTACTGGTGGCCACATATCCCAGCTTGGGTGTCTGTACTTATTTTCTTTTTGGCGGTAACACTTGCCAACCTGGCCAATGTCAAAATTTATGGTGAGTCCGAATTCTGGCTATCGATGATTAAAGTCTTTGCTATCATTGCAATGATTATCTTTGGCATATATTTACTCCTCACTGCCGATGCAACTTCAACCGCTTCGATCAGCAATTTATGGATTCATGGTGGATTTTTTCCGAATGGCTTTGATGGGCTGTTTTATATGCTCGCCTTTATGATGTTTGCTTTTGGTGGTATTGAGCTGATTAGTATGGCAGCGGCAGAAACCGAAAATCCTGACAAGAACATTCCACGTGCTGTGAATCAAACTGTGATTCGGGTATTTTTATTTTATATCTGCTCGCTTGCCGTATTACTTTCACTTGTACCATGGAATCAGCTGAATTTAGGCGATTTAGATCATAGTCCATTTGTAATGATTTTCAGCCAGATGGGGATTGAATGGGCTGCACATTTACTGAATTTCATTATTTTAACTGCTTCACTTTCAGTCTGTAATAGTGGCATGTATGCCAATAGCCGTATGTTGATGGGGCTGGCTCAACAAGGGAATGCACCGCAATTATTTAAGAGCGTGAATAAACATGGTGTGCCTGTGGCTGCGGTATTGTTCTCAGCATTTTTGATCTTTGGCTGTGTGATTCTGAATTACTTTGTGCCTGAAAAAGCGTTGAGTTACCTGATTTATATTGTAGTAGCAGCTGCGGTATTGAACTGGATGATGATCAGTTTGATTCATTTGAAATTTAGACAAGCCATCAAACGAAAGGGGATTCAAACCGGATTCCCAGCGATCTTTGCGCCGTTTAGCAACTATTTTGTTTTAGCTTTTATGCTGATGATTCTATACATCATGTGGACGCAAGGCTTTATGTTGTCAGTGTTGATGTTGCCGGTGTGGATTGCGGTGTTGTTTGGCGTGTTTAAGTTTCTGAATAAAAGGAATGCTTAAGCCTAAAATCTCCAATCAGAAGAAGCCCGACCAGAAATGATTGGGCTTTTTTCATATTGTCGCAATATCTAAAGCTTTTAGATGAGTTAAGGTTTATTTTGATCTTAGTGGCAGAATATACTGAATACAGTCTTTAAGGTCATTTCCCAATAAAGGAAAGATGGTCCAAGCACGAAGCAGTTGCTGTTTATGAAAACCAGTTTTTTCTAATACTTGTCTTGACGCTAAATGTTCAGTAGCACAAAAGGTTTCAATTTTATTGAGTTTTTTAGTCTGTTTTAGAAATTGGATTACCGAAGTCATCGCTTCACACATCAAACCTTGTCTCTGATAAGAAGTTCCAAGCCCGAAGTGAATTTCCCCAATGTCATGCCTTTGTATAAAGATCAAAATACCTATGGGTTGCTGAGTTAAATGATCTGCAATAATCCACATAAACTCAGGATCTGAGTTTTCCCACTTTTGCCTTGCCCAGTTTTCTATAGTTTGTCGAGTTTGAGTTTGGTTCTGATGTGGATGTCTTTGCAAATATTTTGAAGCTGCTAGATCGCTGAAATAGTTTTGAAATAAATTGATTTCATCACCACAGTGGTAGGAGCGGAGAATTAAACGCTTTGTCTTTAATGTTATTGGCTTGATCTTAGTCATCGGTGGTATCTGCACTTATTTTTCTAATGTTCGTAATAATTCAATTCGTACTTTTTCTGCTTTCTTTAATTTCGATACTACCAGCTCATAAGAATTCTGTACTAGGTCCTCAACCAGAGATTCATCCAGTTGATTATCTTCATACACTGAAATCCAGTGTTGTTTATTCATATGCCAGCCAGCATGGATATAAGAATAAATATCTCGCAGCATAGCACCATGATCAGGCGCTACTTTTAAATTAATGACAGCTTTGCCTTGAAGATAAAACTGAAGCATAAAGACTTTATCTAGCACTTTGAATACATCACAACCTTCACCGAAAGGCTGAGTCACAGTGACTTCAGGTAAACTTAGCGCTATCTGTGCTGAGATTTGATGTAAGGTCATAAGTTATGAATAAACCGAAATAAAACTGTGGATAATGCTTAAATTATCCACAGTTTTTAGTCGTCTTGTGAATAAATTAAGATGAACAACTTACCATGACTTCAGGTACATCACTCGGCAATGGCACTAGATCTTCAGGGTGTTCCAGATCCGGCTGTTTTAAATAAGGCTGACTCAATAATTTAAACAGGCGATCGACTTCGGAAAAGTC from the Acinetobacter sp. YWS30-1 genome contains:
- a CDS encoding RcnB family protein, with translation MKKLASGALLASFLFGIAVPAWADNAWVGYTGVDRSKPQHRPPSRPHYAPQPPHSQRPYYPQRPSHGGYYPPAQSQSGFNIQYQAPTTIYQNSNSYSWVNGDPNVAYIESSRYTVITDWQRLGLPAPPRGSYWIYENGRYVLMNNR
- a CDS encoding phosphate-starvation-inducible protein PsiE; its protein translation is MSKSESKVKRIETLLDRFGNLAVESFHYLALFIIGCMVIWSAGHTVFDILAVKQFATIDDILLLFIYLELGAMVGIYFKTNHMPVRFLIYIAITALTRLLISDIQHTHKASMDQVIITGSILILAFAILVVRYASWTYPSVIRDKHSEKPLPEGKTPRPEDDELA
- a CDS encoding acyl-CoA dehydrogenase C-terminal domain-containing protein gives rise to the protein MPIYNAPLADMKFILNDVFNAEQFWQANENLAHLDTATAEAILEEMAKFAQNVMLPLNRTGDEEGAKYENGNVTTPAGFKEAFKQYAEGGWIGLGADAEWGGQEMPKMLTVLSDEMLFATNPSFMLYPLLSVGAGMALNSYASQEQKETYLPKIYSGEWSGTMCLTEPHAGTDLGIIKTKAERNEDGTYSITGTKIFITGGDHDLAENIIHLVLAKTPDAPAGSRGISLFIVPKFLVNEDGSIGERNPVGPGSIEHKMGIKASATCVMNFDGAKGYLVGKENEGLAAMFVMMNYERLSMGIQGLGASEFAYQNAAQYATDRLQGRSALGAQSPAKPADSILVHGDVRRMLLNARANNEASRAFAVYVGQQLDITKFSTDPEAVKKANDRVALLTPIAKAYLTDTAFQATLDAQMVFGGHGYIREWGMEQCIRDLRISQIYEGTNGVQSQDLIGRKTIKCGGAYIGEYIEEIRDFANQLDADLNFIKDATLDAATEVESLTQFVLEAAGENAEFPNAAAVDYLHAVGLLSFSYMFARIANAAKDKDGEFYQNKLALARYFTQRILPELALRITKVKAGCEVVMNFSEDYFTTQA
- a CDS encoding acyl-CoA dehydrogenase C-terminal domain-containing protein, translating into MPQYKAPLRDMQFVLHELLNAEEHYAKLPAFQENVSRELVDQYLEAAADFCENELSPLNQVGDREGCTWNDGVVTTPTGFKEAYQKYIELGFPSLSAEEQYGGQGLPNSLGITLSEMVGTANWAWGMYPGLSHGAVRTLEHHGSQEQKDAYLPKLVSGEWTGTMCLTESHAGSDLGIIRTKAEPQADGSYAISGEKIFISAGEHDMAENIIHIVLARLPGAPKGTKGISLFIVPKFNLNADGSIGERNGVRCGSIEHKMGIHGNATCVINFDNAKGFLIGPENRGLNCMFTFMNTARIGTAVQGLSASEAAFQGALTYAKDRLAMRSLSGPKAPEKEADPIIVHPAVRNMLLTQKAFAEGGRALVYLLAQYADVVEQGTSEEERKFADNILSLLTPIAKAFLTETGSEAAKHGVQVFGGHGFISEHGMEQIVRDTRIACLYEGTTEIQALDLLGRKVLGTQGAMLKDFTKIIHKFAEANKDNSAMKEFVEPLAALNKEWGDLTMQIGMRAMQNPEEVGAAAVDYLYFSGYVTLAYLWARMALVAQETLAAGTIDADFYNAKLTTARFYFKKILPRVRSHVDVIATGVEPLMSLDAEHFAF
- the baeS gene encoding sensor histidine kinase efflux regulator BaeS translates to MKIRRIPIALRLFLTVLLTTLVITTVSLGVLHLNMQRNFTRYVADVEMQKLDHVIENLADVYTVYEDWGNAIQAQILQIEGEAAPDDYDRLSRWWLRRQYDIALQQRYFQEQTLATVAPSSMVEPNLTSRSVNEEELRILASNLPSQFQPFEGLRFPLSSNQNLFRTDRKDNNGGQQSVQPPTGKKQFIQMPDRLGLSSRLSLYDAKRRFVVGEASDEQISYRPIMVENQVVGYLGLKPVLDQDDALSINFFSNQKRYLFLVYGLSILASLIAALLLATYFKKPIQRLLNGTRELTRGNYQHQVKVKRNDELGDLSNELNQLAVILDQHETSRRQWVADTSHELKTPLAVLQAQIEAMQDGIRKPTPEHFASMLAQVTSLKKLTQDLAALAQADAQQLQFYYATVNPWEVVQQELMNFQPKFEQADLKVTIEGDGAEVELDLDRFKQIVANLLSNSIRYTEAGGQVHIHTEQNEKEWTLYVDDSPFGLTDEQLARIGERFYRVDDSRTRATGGTGLGLALSCKITQAMGGSLSFAHSPLGGLRCKLSFPKQMKP
- a CDS encoding response regulator, coding for MKHIMLVEDEVELALLVRDYLEAAGFEVSVFHDGQEAYNSFTQRKPSLMILDLMVPRMDGLTICRKVREQSDLPIIMVTARTEEIDRVLGLNMGADDYICKPFSPKELVARVQAVLRRLDRKAEPESNDLFRMDKSQQRIWYQQKALNLTPTEFRLLELFLEHVGQVYSRAQLLDHINPDSFDVADRVIDSHIKNLRRKISDAAETGNRHEWIQAVYGVGYRFEYPED
- a CDS encoding N-acetyltransferase — translated: MKIIIRDERLEDILAIAKLTRAAFQNADHSSHTEQFIVNSLRKHGQLTISLVALENNHLVGHVAISPVTISSGETGWYGLGSISVLPAKQGQGIGTLLMQAALDRLQQLRAEGCVVLGEPQYYGRFGFKAFPELYLKDVPPEYFQVIAFNRSIPHGEVVYHEAFNATQ